The following coding sequences lie in one Candidatus Eisenbacteria bacterium genomic window:
- a CDS encoding metal ABC transporter permease gives MSAISSARSVEASREGQALTEALALPFFRTAVIVALVLAGIHAYLGFHIVRRGVLFVDLALAQMAALGVAVAIVLRLDQNPVAAYFLALGMTFVGAATFAWLRGRSRNIPLEAFIGIVFATAQAMVFLVLEKSPAGPEHLKETLVGSLFTVDPKHVLRVAILYAVIGAVHIALRKPFFEITDDPQAAQARGRRLFLWDLLFYATFGFVVTSSVQMAGVLLVFGFLVIPAVAGLMATSKPGPALAVGWVFGFVASVLGLLGSVQFDMPAAPSILVTLTGLLVVLGAFLGVTRMGRNGNGANGKR, from the coding sequence ATATCAGCGATCTCATCGGCAAGATCGGTGGAGGCAAGTCGTGAGGGCCAGGCTTTGACCGAAGCATTAGCACTACCGTTCTTTCGAACGGCCGTCATCGTCGCCCTCGTGCTGGCGGGCATTCACGCCTACCTGGGGTTCCACATCGTGCGGCGCGGGGTCCTCTTCGTGGATCTCGCGCTCGCACAGATGGCGGCGCTCGGGGTGGCCGTCGCCATCGTGCTGAGGCTCGATCAAAATCCGGTCGCGGCCTACTTTCTGGCGCTCGGCATGACGTTCGTGGGGGCAGCCACGTTCGCCTGGCTTCGCGGCCGCTCGCGGAACATCCCCCTCGAGGCATTCATCGGAATCGTGTTCGCCACTGCGCAGGCGATGGTGTTCCTCGTCCTCGAGAAGAGCCCCGCGGGGCCGGAGCACCTCAAGGAGACCCTCGTGGGATCGCTCTTCACCGTCGACCCGAAGCACGTCCTGCGGGTGGCGATCCTCTACGCGGTGATCGGCGCGGTTCACATCGCGCTCCGGAAGCCGTTCTTCGAGATCACCGATGATCCGCAGGCGGCCCAAGCGCGGGGGCGCCGCCTCTTCCTCTGGGATCTTCTCTTCTACGCGACGTTCGGATTCGTGGTCACCTCATCGGTGCAAATGGCGGGCGTGCTCCTCGTCTTCGGATTTCTCGTCATCCCCGCGGTCGCGGGGCTGATGGCCACGTCGAAGCCAGGTCCGGCGCTCGCGGTGGGATGGGTGTTCGGGTTCGTGGCGAGCGTTCTGGGTCTTCTCGGATCGGTGCAGTTCGATATGCCGGCCGCCCCGAGCATCCTCGTCACCCTTACTGGTCTCCTCGTCGTGTTGGGCGCCTTTCTTGGAGTCACGCGCATGGGTCGGAACGGCAATGGGGCCAATGGGAAGCGCTAG